GTGGTTTCATGCTTCCTCTACCAATAGATGCAATAAAATAAGTCATACCTGTAGTAACGGCTGCACCAATGCAGGCAAAAAACATCATCTGTCCGTAACTTCCACCAGGTAAAAATGCCATACAAAAAGCCATAGCAAAAGTAGCACCGCTGCTTATACCCATAAGTCCAGAATCAGCAAGAGGATTTCTTGTAGTTCCCTGCATTATAGCACCACATACCGCAAGGCTTGACCCAACAATTATATTAGCTGCTATACGAGGAAGTCGGAGAGTTTGAATAATCTGGTGTTCAGTTAAAGAAGAGTCAAAATTAAAAATGGCTCCCCAAGCTGTAGTCAAATTCATATCAGCAGCACCAAAAGAAATTGACGCCGCTGATATAATTACTAGCAAAACCACTCCTACAATCATATAGATTGTAAAATTCAAAGCTCCTAATTGTCGCTTTTTATTATAGGTCTTTTGCATATTTATTTTCCTTTCTTATATTAGAATTATTTAACTAATGAATTTATTGCATTACTCATATAATCAAGTTGTTCAGTAAGACTTGTAATATCAGAATAATAGAAAAGACCTAAATACTTCCCTGGTATTTCTACAACTCTGCCTGCTGCAACTGCAGGAATACTTTTCCAAATATCTGTTTTTGAATATTTAGATTCTTTACCTTCTTGTTGGAACCATAATATATAATCTCCAAAATACTCATGAGCCACTTCATAACTTATAGATCCACGACCTTTTTGGGATTTTTCTATAAGTTCTTTAAGTTTGTCTGGATATTTAAGTCCAAGATAGTCATATACTAAAGTACCACCTCTAGAACCTGTTTCATAATATATACCACTAAATTCTCCAGTAGGACCCCAGTCTTCCATAATGCTGAAAGTTTTTCCTACAAACTTATCACTTTTAAGAGTTTTTTTCACAGCATCAAGTTTTTTTTCAAATTTGTTAACAGCTTCTTTTGCTTCAGTAGTACGTCCTGTAGCTTCTCCAATAAACTTTATTCTATCAATGGAATTTTTAGATTCTGGAATAACAAGAACTGGAGCTACTTTACTGAATTTATCAAAATCTGCCTCATCATATGTGATGATAAGATCTGGTTTTAAATTCATAACCTCTTCTGGTTCCCATTTTTCTATTTTTTTTGTAGCTTTAAGTTTATCATAAAAAGGCATAGTCTCTTGTTCCCAAGCATTATATCCAACTAAATTTAACCCTAAAGTAATAACCTCTCCAACATACCAATTAGCAACAACACGCTTAGGATTAGCTGGAACTTTAATATCCCCTTTTACAGTAGTTATAGTACGAACAGTTGCTTCTTCTTTCTTTTCATTTTTAGATGAGGAGCAACCAGCAAAAATCACAGTAGTTATAAATATTGCACAAAATAATGACAATAATTTTTTCATTTTATATCTCTCCCTTATAAATATTTTTATATTAATCTGATAACGTCTGCGCTATATACAAATGTAAGACTAGTCTAACTTTTAAAATCGTAGCATTTATAAATTCTGCTGTCAACGGCTTAATAAGCTCCTTTTCCGAAGTCATTTCCTATTAAAATGATAGCAGTTTGTTGTTTTATAAGAGCTAAGTGAAAACGCTTCTCTTTATTATGGATTGCAATTAAAATAAAATGGATTATATTTTCATTGAAAATCCTTCTCAAATAATGCTATAATTTTCTTACTTTAACTCAAAGAAAAAAGAGGTGTAAAAGTTTTATGGTTAAACATAGTGATTCTTCTTGGAATGCTTTAGCAGATAAATATAATCTTGTTAAAAGACCTTATGGTAAAGGACAGATTTATGATTTTCCTCCTCATTGGTCAAATGGATGGATTGCAGAAGTAAACCCTGCTAAAGGATTATTTGTTTCAAGTGCTTGGTTTACTCCAAATGAGCAAATAATACATACAATAAATTCCAGCAACCCCTTTATGATGCTTTTTTGTATTGACTGCGGAGAAATAGTCTATTCACAGCAAGGAAAAAAGAAGCAAGCTTTATTCCCTATCACCCATTTAATTGTTAACCCACAAAAACAATTTACCTTTACTTTCTTTAAAGACGTGCATTATTGTTTTACCAGTATTTTAATTTTTGATGACTTTATAAAGCCTTTTCTCAAAGACCGTATCAATGCACCTAGAATCAATGTGGAGGATGCAAAACTTTGGAAAACACAACATTACAACACGCCAGATATAATGCTTATTTTCGAACAAATTAGATGGGCTGTACGAAATACAGACATTCCTTTGCTTGCCTTTGAGGGTATGACTTTGCATTTATTATCTTCAATCACTAGAAATTTCCCTGATATACCTAAAAGAAGAAGCAACCGTCGCCACTATGTCACTTGGGAAAATGAGCAAAAAATTTATAAAGTTAAAAATAAGATTGATGAAGATATTTTAAATCCCCCAGATACAATTGAATTATGCAGAATAGCTGGAATGAGCGAAAGTAAACTTCGCCAATCTTTTAAAAGCCATTATGGAATTCCTCTTTATAAATATATTAGAATAGAAACCATGAAAAGAGCTATGCAGCTCTTATCTGCTGACCATCTAAGTATTCGTAACATATCTGAACTATGTGGCTACAAAAATCCAGCTAAATTTGCTGCTGCCTTTAAAAATATCCATGGAATTACTCCTAGTGATTTTAGAAAATCTTTTAATTTATAGGATCTGTCGCACTAAAAAATTAGTGCGATAGTTTTTTGTATAGTAAAAAACTTAATATCAAAAGTTCATTAAAGTACGCACTTTTTTAATTATTGCCGTTAAAATATCATTAAATTCTCTGTGAATCACACAAAGCCGCTGCCACATTAGCATATTTTTTATGCTAATGCAACAACTCAATAGGATTTTTATAAACCTATCTTATCAACAGCTTTTTTATTTATATAAAAATTATTTCTATTAAATATGGCTTTCCATGCTATATATGTCCATTTTAGTGACATCAAAATAAATAGATTCGTCTATAATAATAATTTAAAATAGAATCTTAATTTACTTTTTGGTAGTTTTAAGAATTGAATTAACTATATAATCAAGTTGTTTATCCATGGAGTATAAATCCATATAGTAAAATAAGTTTCCATCTGTTTTTATAACTCTATTTTCTTTTACTGCTGGTAAATTTGACCATACATTGTTATCTTTTAAATTATCTACTCCGTAATTCCAAACCGATTGTATTATATAGTCTCCAGAATACTCTGGAAAAGCTTCTAGAGAAACATTCTTGTATTGGTCCCCATTTATTATTTCTTTTTTTACTACATTAGGAGCTTTTAGTCCAAGATAGTCATAAACTATTTCTCCACCTCTTCCCCATTTATTCCCCAATACCATTATTTCCTTTTTATCTTGTTCTAAAAGTGTAAAACTCTTATCCATCACTCCTGCCGTTTCTAACTTTTTTTTGCTAGTTTCCACTTTGTTTTTAAAATTATTAATTACTTTCTTTGCTTCTTCTTGTTTTCCAACCGCTTCACCTATAAGAGTTAACCTTTCTTCTGAGGAAATCTTAGTAAATGGAAGAAATATAGTTGGTGCGATTTTATTATATTTTTTGTACTCCTCTTCACTTATTACAATTATTAAATCTGGTTTAAGAGCCATTATCTCCTCTGGTTCCCATTTCTCTACGATCTTAACACCTTTAAGTTCGTTTTTAAGAGCGATGTCACCTTCCATACTAGACATTGCTAAAGGTTTTACACCTAAAGCAAGCAAATCTCCTTGGAAGTAATTTACAATAATTCTTTTTGGATTTGCAGGTACTTCAACTTTTCCCATGACTGTAGATATAGTTCTAGTTTTATGGTCCTTATTTGACTTTTCCTCACTATTAGTACTAGTACTTTTAGAGCATCCTACAGCCAGTGCAGAAAATATAAGAATTAAACAAGTGATAAAAGTTATTTTTAATTTTTTTATACCCATTTTGTTCCTCCTACTTATATAAATGTTTTTAAATTTATATAATTAATAAAAATTTAATTAATTAGCTATAGCTGATTTTAGAGTCATTATATCAGCACTCTTTTTCATGTGTCAATAATAATCATTTTCATTTTGTAAAGGCCACAAACGTCCATTCATATGTGATAAATCTCTTTATTTCAATATATATAATAGATATTTTAGAAACATATATTGTTCATATAGGTATATAATTATACTGTTTTGGAGTATTTTTATATTGTCCAAAAAGATAATATGTGCTACCATTTATGATATATTATTTTTAATTCACCGCTTTTAGTAGGAATATATAAAGTATTAATAACATTGCTATTTACACAAATAAATGTATATAAAAAATAAATTGCTATTAAGTAAAGAAAGGATTTAAATCCATGAAGATAAATAAAGCTACAGGAATAATTAAAGAATTTGCTTTACAACTTAATTGCAAAGAATATGATTATGGGAATGGAAATATTCATCGTTTACCTAAGAAAAATGGAAATAGCTGGTTTGTAGAGGTTCAACCTGCTGATGGACTCCTTCTTAGCGATGCCTATTTTTCATTATTAAAACCAGTAACTTATGTTTACACTATTCCAGAAAATCATATATTAATATGCTCTTTATATAGTGGTAATATTACTATTGTGGAGAATGGTAAAAAATCAAAGCGTCTGTATCAAGGTATGCATTTTTTCGTTAATAAGGGAAAACAAATTAAGATAATTATTAATACGGATGAACCTGTATGGTATACTTTTGCTCTAGTATTGGAAGACTTTATTATAAAATACATAAAAGATTTTTCATCCCAACCTTCATATATTTTATCTAAAAAAATTTTATTACAACAAAATTATTTTAACACAGCAGAATTGCTTATGGTCTTTGAACAATTAAAATATGCAATTAGAAACTGTGCTCTTCCTTATATGTACTATATAGGTAAGATATACGAAATTTTTGCTATTATTATACGGAATTTAGAAAATGAAGAGCATTTAAACATACCTCGTTATAATCATTTGAGCTATCAAAATAAACAATTTATGTGGATTTTAAAGACAGAAATGGATAAAAATATATTAAATCCACCTACAATTGAAGAAATGAAAAACATAGCTGAAATGAGCGAATCTAAACTTAGGCGATGCTTCAAAGCAACCTATGGAAAAACAATTTATGAATATATTAGATATAAAAAGATGGAACAAGCAATTAGATTTCTATCCCATGATGAAATGAGTATTCATAATATTGGCACCACCTTAGGTTATGAAAGTGCAAGTAAATTTTCAGCAGCATTTAAAAAAGTTTACGGTATTACTCCTAGTGCATTTCGAAAATCCTTTAATTTGTAATTATGATTGAAAGCTAAAGCCTTATTGTAAGTTCCTAATTCTCACTATTAAAATAATCTCAGACTTTCACCAATAAGCTAAGTTATTGACAATACTGAGTTCACTAAAAGTAGGAGTGCTCACATAACACTCCTATCTATATAATTATATTGAATTTGCCATTACTTTTTTATACATAAATCCACCTAAAGCATTGGATAAAAACCATCCAATTACAATGGACCAGCATATTCCTGTAAATCCCATAGATGTTCTGGCTAGTCCATAGGCCAAGGCTACTCTTATTCCTTGAGATACAACAGTTAAAATAATTGATATATTAACTTCCCCCATACCACGGAAAAATCCATAAAACATAACAATAAAACCAAGTAATATGTAAAAAATACATACAATCCGAAGATATCCTACTCCAACCTGAATAATATCTGTAGATTCTTTCTTCACAAAAATTGATATTAAATTAGGTGCGAAAATAAAAACAACTATTGATATTATAAAAGAAATTAAAGCAATAACCTTTAAAATAGCATAAAACCCTTGACGAATTCTTTCTATATTTCCTGCTCCTTTATTTTGTGCCACATAAGTGGAAAATGCATTACTTAAATCCTGTAAAGGACGATTAGCAAACTCATCAATCTTTGAACAAGCTGCAAAAGCAGCCATAACAGTAGTTCCAAATGTATTAATTAATCCTTGAATCATTAACATTCCAAAACTTGATAGAGATTGCTGCACTGCTGTCAAAACAGAATAGCTTAAAATTGTTTTAAAAAGTTTTCTACTAAATACAATATCCTTTCTTTTAAAATCAAGGAATTTCATATGTTTTACAGTATAAAATGCACACCATAATGCGGCTAATCCTTGTGCTATAAATGTAGCTAATCCTACACCTGAAACTCCCATATTAAACACTAAGACAAAAATTAAATCTAAAATAGTATTTAAAATACAAGAAACAATCAAAAAATACAGTGGAGATTTTGAATCTCCAATGGAACGTAACAAATAAGCACATATATTATAAAGTCCGGTGAATATAAGCCCTGTTAAGATATACCTTAAATATTTAGCAGAATATGTTACAGTGTCTTTAGGCATCTGAAATAATTCAATTATTTCATAAAGAAATACATTTGTTATAATGCTTAGCAGAATACTTATAGATAATATGAAGAAAAATGAAGTAGATATAGCTTTTTTCATTTCATCATATTGTTTTGCACCATAAAGTTGTGAAAAGAATGCAGATGCTCCCATAGCTAGTCCAATTAGAATAGATGTCATAAAACTCATAATGAGAAAACAGGAACCTACAGCTGCAAAGGCCTCATTTCCTACAAATCGCCCTACAACAATGGAATCTACTACATTGTATATTTGTTGAAATAAGTTTCCAATAAACATAGGAATAAAGAATCTTACAATGATTCCCATTGGTTTTCCTTTTGTCATATCAGTTTCCATGATAAAACCTCCTTTTTTTGAAATATGCGCTCTTTAATCTTTAGGTATTTTATATGCAATAGCCATTTCTCCCGTTATAGGATTTGTATATATCTCACAGTCAATTTCATATACTGATTTTATAAGCTCTTTAGTCAAAATCTGATTTGGCTTTCCATAGGTTACTATTTCTCCATTCTTTACTACATACAAAATATCACAGTATGTAGCTGCCATTGATAAGTCATGTAATGCTGCTAATACCCCTATCTTTAATGACTTTACAATAGAAAAAATTTGGAGTTGATATTTAATATCTAAATGATTTGTTGGTTCGTCTAGAATTAAAAACTTTGGCTCCTGTGCTATAGCTCTAGCCAATATTACTCTTTGTTTTTCTCCACCTGAAAGAGTTAAGTAGCTTCTATCAGAATATGTAGTTAAATTCACCTTTTTCAAAGCATTATGCACAATCTCATAATCCTCTTTATTATCAGGCTCCATTAAATTCTTATGAGGTGTTCTCCCCATCATAACCATGTCATAAACAGAAAAATCAAAACTCAAATCATTAAATTGTCCGACAACCCCCATTTGTTTTGAAACTGACTTAGCCTTTGATTTTAAAACATCCTTTTCTCCTAAAAAAACAGATCCTTTTTCAGGATTTATCACTTTGTATATGCTTTTTAACAAGGTTGATTTTCCACACCCGTTTGGTCCAATAATCCCAACAAATTTTCCATCATCAACCTGTAGAGAAATATTATTTACAATTTTTCTACCTGTTAAAGTAACAAATATATTGTCTACCTTTAAATTCAATTTACTTACCTCCAAATCCATAACTTCTCTTTACGAGCATGTACATAAACACAGGTGCTCCAAGAAGAGATGTAATAATGCCAATTGGTAGCTCTCCATTTGGAATAATTGTTCTAGCAAAAATATCTGCCCAAATTAAAAATATTGCGCTAAATAGGATACTTGTTGGTAAAAGTCGTTTGTTATCTGAGCCAACAATACTTCTAACAATATGAGGAACAATTAATCCCACAAATCCTATAATCCCACAAGTTGCTACTATAACACCCGTTACCGCAACTGAAATCACCATATAAAGTCTCCTATAAAAATTAAGATTTATTCCCAAAGTAACTGCCGTCTCTTCTCCCATCATCATAGTATTCATTATTCTTGCCTGAGATAAAAATAGCACCACAGCTAACATTACAATGGTAGTAATAATAGGAAGCTTTCCCCACTGTGCAGAACTTAGACTTCCCATAGTCCAAAATGTTACAGAACGAATTCCTTCTGCATCTTTAGCAAAATAAACAATAAAACTTGAAATTGCATTGCATAAAGCATTGATAACAGTTCCTGCAAGTACTAATTTTACAGAGGACATTTTTCCACCAATACTGGCAAGCCCCATAACTAAAGCCCCAGCACCAAATGCGCCAATAAATGCCCAAAAAGCAACTCCAAGTTCACTTAAAGTACCTGCAACACCAAATCCAATCATAATTGAAAATGTTGCTCCTAATGAAGCACCAGACGAAATTCCTAATATATAAGGATCAGCTAAAGGATTTTGTACAGAAGCCTGCATAACTACCCCACATAATGTAAGCCCAATTCCTGCAATCATAGCCAATAACACTCTAGGAAAACGAATTTGCCAAATAATCTCCTCAAACATTCCATTCTTAAATTGATCTAAATTACCAGTCTGTAATCCAGTTAATTTATAGATTAATATTTCATAAGATTGGCTAAATGGAATAGATACTTGTCCTATTGATACTGAAATTATGATAGATAATATAAGGATAGCGACTAACCCAATGATTATTGCAGTAAACAGAGAACGTTTTTTAGAAGTACTTCCATAATTCACTGTATTATATTTTGCTACTCCTACTTTTCCTGTTTGTAACATAACTAATTTCCTCCAAATAGTTCAGGATGAATGAATTTTGCAACATCTTCATACAAATCTGAAAGTTCAAGGCTTCCACGTATTGCATTGGTGTAGTCTACAACCATTACATTACCTGTCTTTATTGCAGTAACATTTTGAAGTCTTTTATTAGAAAGTATTTTATTTTTTATCTTTTCCCTATCAGAACCTTGGAACTCAGTTATAATTATTTTTTCTGGATTTGCAGCAATAATTGACTCAATTGACATCTCCATATATGAATCCTTTGATAATTCTATATATTTTCCACCTGCATCTTCAATTACTTCATCAATGATACACCCTGATGGCGGATAATAATCATAATTTTCACGTCCAGCACTTGCAACAAGTAATACATTTGGAGTGGTCTTTGCTTTTTGGGCTACTTCTTTAACTTTATCCATTCTATCCTTCTGTTCTTTTAAATACTTATTTGTCTCATTTTCAATGTTAAAAGCTAATCCAAAATTCTTAATGTCCTTAAAATATTCATCAATGCTTCTTCCTATTGTAAAATTTACCGCTGGAAGAACTGGAATACCTCTATCATTCCAAAAGGAAATGTCACCTACCCTATCTTCTTTAAAGGCTGAAGACATAGAATAAATAATATCAGGCTTCAAAGCAATTATTGCTTCTTTAGAAGGCCATGATTTTGCAATAATGGGCATTTTAGATATTTCATCATCATATTTTGAAAAAGATTTATCAAGATATCCTATTCCAACAACTTTATCTTGTAATCCAAATTTAATCATTAATTCAGCCATAGATTGTCCCATTATCACCACTCTCTTAGGCTCTTTTTCTATGGTTTGTACTATCTCTTTTCCCTCATCAGTATAAACCTTAATATTTACAGGGTAATTACTTTTAGATTTATTTTGTTTTTGTTCCTGTTCACCTATAGTTTTCCCTTTTCCATTCTGTCCTTGTGTAGATTGCGAGCAACCTACTAGTCCTAAAATAAAAATAACTCCTATAAATAATGTTACACACTTTTTCAATATTTTTTACCTCCTTATGTATTCTAGTACCTACAAAAATTTTATTTCTTCTTAAGAACTATAATACAAAAAAATTCATATTATCTATATTGATGTAGTCACTGTTTATATTGAGAAAAAAACTTTAAAAATAAGGACAATATCTATTATCTTTAAATGTGATAATATGTTGTAAAATATATGAGTAGATAACCGAATTTCCCCAATGAAATAAGCCACAGGTACTACACCTGTGGCAATTTAAATAAATAAAAATTATGGGAAAAATTAATTTACAAGTTTTAAGGAATCATCTTTATATTGCAAAGGGGTTACTCCAAACTCCTTTTTAAAAGCATAACAAAAATTACTTGGATTTGAATATCCTACATCAAGAGCAATTTCATTAATAGATTTGTCAGTATCTAATAATAATATAGCAGCACGCTCCAGACATATTTTTCTATGATATCTGAATATAGTATCACCATATATTGCTTTAAATCCCTTTGCTAATTTATTCTTATTTATCGCTAGCTGCTTAGATAGAATATTTACTGTTGGAAGTTCGTATAGGTTTTCCATTAATACCTCTGGTATCTTTTTTATCTGATTAATTTCAAATTCATCTAGCTGCAATTGATTTATTTTATTTGTCCCTAGAATTTCATAGGACACTATTTTTGATAATATTTCCATTACCTTGCTTTCAAAGAATAAAATTTTCGCTTTCTCTGGTAAACTACAATTAAATATTTGCAAAAATATATTTGCTATTTCAGGAGAAATATTTATTCCTTGATAATACTGATTTCTAAGTTCATTTTCTAACTCCTCTATCGTATCCTCCCATAACTCAATCCCACAGCTACCAAAATATGATGCTATAGCTGATTTTTCAGCAGTAATTGAGATTCCTTTATATTTTTGACCTGCACAATTAACTACTCTTCCACAGGTTTCACGAGACATTGATATAGAAAGTGCATTTTTAGAAAGACACATATTCCCTACTTTATCTTCATGAATATTTAAGCAACCATCAACACAATATTCTATTTCAAAGTATTCTTTTGATAAATCAAATTCTGTTATCATATCATGATTAAATATTGTATCATAAATTATAAGCATGACATTTCCCATAAGTTTATAAAATTTTATGCAACCTTTACCATATTGAGGTTTTATATCATATATAATTTCTTTTTCATTATTAAAATTCATAGAACCTCGTATTGTTGCGAATTGGGTACGTATTGATGAATATTGCATAATCATTGATGAATATCCCTGTTTTGTATTTATATGAAATTTATTTTTCATTCCACGCCCTCCTTTCTTGTCCTCAATAAATCTTTTTTCTACTTTCTATAATTTATTTCAATGTTTATATAATCCACATATAATATATGATAATGTAATTCATTATCATATATTATATTTCTTTTTATTTATTTTATCAATTTATTTTCTATACATCTACAGAATATATTATTGTAGTTGATTTTAAGCAAAAATTTTTATCAATATATTAAATTAGAAAAACATTACTAAA
Above is a window of Clostridium sporogenes DNA encoding:
- a CDS encoding ABC transporter substrate-binding protein, which gives rise to MKKLLSLFCAIFITTVIFAGCSSSKNEKKEEATVRTITTVKGDIKVPANPKRVVANWYVGEVITLGLNLVGYNAWEQETMPFYDKLKATKKIEKWEPEEVMNLKPDLIITYDEADFDKFSKVAPVLVIPESKNSIDRIKFIGEATGRTTEAKEAVNKFEKKLDAVKKTLKSDKFVGKTFSIMEDWGPTGEFSGIYYETGSRGGTLVYDYLGLKYPDKLKELIEKSQKGRGSISYEVAHEYFGDYILWFQQEGKESKYSKTDIWKSIPAVAAGRVVEIPGKYLGLFYYSDITSLTEQLDYMSNAINSLVK
- a CDS encoding AraC family transcriptional regulator, with product MVKHSDSSWNALADKYNLVKRPYGKGQIYDFPPHWSNGWIAEVNPAKGLFVSSAWFTPNEQIIHTINSSNPFMMLFCIDCGEIVYSQQGKKKQALFPITHLIVNPQKQFTFTFFKDVHYCFTSILIFDDFIKPFLKDRINAPRINVEDAKLWKTQHYNTPDIMLIFEQIRWAVRNTDIPLLAFEGMTLHLLSSITRNFPDIPKRRSNRRHYVTWENEQKIYKVKNKIDEDILNPPDTIELCRIAGMSESKLRQSFKSHYGIPLYKYIRIETMKRAMQLLSADHLSIRNISELCGYKNPAKFAAAFKNIHGITPSDFRKSFNL
- a CDS encoding ABC transporter substrate-binding protein — its product is MGIKKLKITFITCLILIFSALAVGCSKSTSTNSEEKSNKDHKTRTISTVMGKVEVPANPKRIIVNYFQGDLLALGVKPLAMSSMEGDIALKNELKGVKIVEKWEPEEIMALKPDLIIVISEEEYKKYNKIAPTIFLPFTKISSEERLTLIGEAVGKQEEAKKVINNFKNKVETSKKKLETAGVMDKSFTLLEQDKKEIMVLGNKWGRGGEIVYDYLGLKAPNVVKKEIINGDQYKNVSLEAFPEYSGDYIIQSVWNYGVDNLKDNNVWSNLPAVKENRVIKTDGNLFYYMDLYSMDKQLDYIVNSILKTTKK
- a CDS encoding AraC family transcriptional regulator gives rise to the protein MKINKATGIIKEFALQLNCKEYDYGNGNIHRLPKKNGNSWFVEVQPADGLLLSDAYFSLLKPVTYVYTIPENHILICSLYSGNITIVENGKKSKRLYQGMHFFVNKGKQIKIIINTDEPVWYTFALVLEDFIIKYIKDFSSQPSYILSKKILLQQNYFNTAELLMVFEQLKYAIRNCALPYMYYIGKIYEIFAIIIRNLENEEHLNIPRYNHLSYQNKQFMWILKTEMDKNILNPPTIEEMKNIAEMSESKLRRCFKATYGKTIYEYIRYKKMEQAIRFLSHDEMSIHNIGTTLGYESASKFSAAFKKVYGITPSAFRKSFNL
- a CDS encoding MATE family efflux transporter — its product is METDMTKGKPMGIIVRFFIPMFIGNLFQQIYNVVDSIVVGRFVGNEAFAAVGSCFLIMSFMTSILIGLAMGASAFFSQLYGAKQYDEMKKAISTSFFFILSISILLSIITNVFLYEIIELFQMPKDTVTYSAKYLRYILTGLIFTGLYNICAYLLRSIGDSKSPLYFLIVSCILNTILDLIFVLVFNMGVSGVGLATFIAQGLAALWCAFYTVKHMKFLDFKRKDIVFSRKLFKTILSYSVLTAVQQSLSSFGMLMIQGLINTFGTTVMAAFAACSKIDEFANRPLQDLSNAFSTYVAQNKGAGNIERIRQGFYAILKVIALISFIISIVVFIFAPNLISIFVKKESTDIIQVGVGYLRIVCIFYILLGFIVMFYGFFRGMGEVNISIILTVVSQGIRVALAYGLARTSMGFTGICWSIVIGWFLSNALGGFMYKKVMANSI
- a CDS encoding ABC transporter ATP-binding protein, whose amino-acid sequence is MNLKVDNIFVTLTGRKIVNNISLQVDDGKFVGIIGPNGCGKSTLLKSIYKVINPEKGSVFLGEKDVLKSKAKSVSKQMGVVGQFNDLSFDFSVYDMVMMGRTPHKNLMEPDNKEDYEIVHNALKKVNLTTYSDRSYLTLSGGEKQRVILARAIAQEPKFLILDEPTNHLDIKYQLQIFSIVKSLKIGVLAALHDLSMAATYCDILYVVKNGEIVTYGKPNQILTKELIKSVYEIDCEIYTNPITGEMAIAYKIPKD
- a CDS encoding iron ABC transporter permease gives rise to the protein MLQTGKVGVAKYNTVNYGSTSKKRSLFTAIIIGLVAILILSIIISVSIGQVSIPFSQSYEILIYKLTGLQTGNLDQFKNGMFEEIIWQIRFPRVLLAMIAGIGLTLCGVVMQASVQNPLADPYILGISSGASLGATFSIMIGFGVAGTLSELGVAFWAFIGAFGAGALVMGLASIGGKMSSVKLVLAGTVINALCNAISSFIVYFAKDAEGIRSVTFWTMGSLSSAQWGKLPIITTIVMLAVVLFLSQARIMNTMMMGEETAVTLGINLNFYRRLYMVISVAVTGVIVATCGIIGFVGLIVPHIVRSIVGSDNKRLLPTSILFSAIFLIWADIFARTIIPNGELPIGIITSLLGAPVFMYMLVKRSYGFGGK
- a CDS encoding ABC transporter substrate-binding protein, translating into MLKKCVTLFIGVIFILGLVGCSQSTQGQNGKGKTIGEQEQKQNKSKSNYPVNIKVYTDEGKEIVQTIEKEPKRVVIMGQSMAELMIKFGLQDKVVGIGYLDKSFSKYDDEISKMPIIAKSWPSKEAIIALKPDIIYSMSSAFKEDRVGDISFWNDRGIPVLPAVNFTIGRSIDEYFKDIKNFGLAFNIENETNKYLKEQKDRMDKVKEVAQKAKTTPNVLLVASAGRENYDYYPPSGCIIDEVIEDAGGKYIELSKDSYMEMSIESIIAANPEKIIITEFQGSDREKIKNKILSNKRLQNVTAIKTGNVMVVDYTNAIRGSLELSDLYEDVAKFIHPELFGGN
- a CDS encoding AraC family transcriptional regulator translates to MKNKFHINTKQGYSSMIMQYSSIRTQFATIRGSMNFNNEKEIIYDIKPQYGKGCIKFYKLMGNVMLIIYDTIFNHDMITEFDLSKEYFEIEYCVDGCLNIHEDKVGNMCLSKNALSISMSRETCGRVVNCAGQKYKGISITAEKSAIASYFGSCGIELWEDTIEELENELRNQYYQGINISPEIANIFLQIFNCSLPEKAKILFFESKVMEILSKIVSYEILGTNKINQLQLDEFEINQIKKIPEVLMENLYELPTVNILSKQLAINKNKLAKGFKAIYGDTIFRYHRKICLERAAILLLDTDKSINEIALDVGYSNPSNFCYAFKKEFGVTPLQYKDDSLKLVN